The Anaerolineae bacterium sequence AAATGGTCAGCGCTGGGCATGGGACGCGCTGGTGGAACGCTATCAGCGCCTGGTCTATGCCATTCCTCTGCGCGCCGGCCTGAACCCTGACGAGGCGGCCGATGTCTTCCAGGTCGTCTTCCTGCGGCTGTTCGAGCACCTGGACGAACTGCGGGAACCGCAGGCGTTGGGGAAGTGGCTGATCACCACCGCCAAGCGGGAGTCCTGGAAAGCCCTGCGCAAGCGGCCGGCGGAAGAGAGGACTGTGGATGATAACCCGGCCGTGCATCTGCTGGAGACGCATCCTGATGAAGAGCTGTGGCTGGACCAGGTCATGGTGCGGGAGGCCCTGGAGCAGATCGGGGAACGCTGTC is a genomic window containing:
- a CDS encoding sigma-70 family RNA polymerase sigma factor; this translates as NGQRWAWDALVERYQRLVYAIPLRAGLNPDEAADVFQVVFLRLFEHLDELREPQALGKWLITTAKRESWKALRKRPAEERTVDDNPAVHLLETHPDEELWLDQVMVREALEQIGERCRQLLWMLYFDQSQPSYEEISRQMKMPPGSIGPTRARCLEKLRQVLKRMGVLG